In Bos indicus isolate NIAB-ARS_2022 breed Sahiwal x Tharparkar chromosome 25, NIAB-ARS_B.indTharparkar_mat_pri_1.0, whole genome shotgun sequence, the DNA window gggttgcaaagagtagggcatgacttagtgactgaacaacaattatcaactatagtcaccatgctttTCATTAGATTCTCAGACCTTATTCACAATATAACTGaaaatttttaccattttacCAGCCATTCCCATTTCTTCCACTCCCAGGCAAtccccattccattgttttctctgaattgaacctttttttaaaaagattgcacACAGAAAGAGTATCATGccttgtctggcttattttactctCTGCTATTTTCTAAGCGTTCCTGGAACAAGTGCACCATCATacctaatatttactgagtgcttaccaCGTGGCAGGCACTGTGCTTCTGTGTTCTTAATCCTTCCTGTCAttaattccattgtataaatgctAAATCTAAAGTTGAGAGAAGTTTCAGAAAGACTGCTGAGCGAAACCAGGCCTTGTAATATCTCCAAAGATAACAAAGGAGATGTCATCTAGGGAAAACTCAGAAAGGAAATGCAGCAACATACTAATGGTGGTTATCTGTGGGCTGAGATAGAAGTGGTTTTTTATCCTTTCGGGGATCATTTATTATACTTCTTTGTCCCCCTAGACACCTATTTCTGGGCAGAGCTCAGTAACGCTCGGTAAGAAGACACTGGTTGAGGTAGAAAGTTCAGGTCTCTCCTTCCTTTGGCTTGATTTGGCCCCAGTGATAGTAGCTCTGGTCCTGTGTTACTGCTGGTGTTGGGGCAGCTGTGCTGCTATTCCCAGATGGGCTTCCCCCGTCGCACAGTCAGGTGGAGCGTGAACTTGGCGCCTTCCAGGACCAGATCTCCCGGGCTGACGAACGCAGAGGCAGTGGGCATCGACTGGCCTACATGTGTCACTTCTTCTAGCTCGGCAGAGTCTGGAGTGGGCTGGAGGCAGTCTGCTCACGTGGTGACTCGGTGCAGCTCGTCAGGGGCCTTTGGAGCCGCCCCGAGGGGATGCTCTCTGCACAAGGGCGCCCGCCTCTAACAGGCAGGCTGGCTGGTTCCGATGCGCTCGCTGCCACACTGAGAGCTGCCGCACTGCTGCtttttttatttaagtcatattcctttgttattttatgttttacGTAACTTTTgatataatctcaaaaatacagaaaagttgtaAGAACGGTACGTAGAATCCTTGTGTATGTTTCATCCAGGTTCACCGTCAGCACTGACTCTAGTGCTTCACTTGTATGTCCCCCCCGCTGCAGTGTATGtgcctgtacacacacacacacacacgcgcgcgcgcgcgcacacactcTGTCTCTGAACCATTTGACAAGTTGCAGGTAATATGCCCCATTACTTGTGACTATGCGAGTGTGTGTTTCCTAAAACAAGGACATTCTTGTAAATAAGCACAGTGCAGTTATAAAAATCAGTAAGTTCAGCATCAATACAGTGCTATTACCACTGTCCATATTCACATTTTGTCCAGTGCAGATACGGTCCCGTGACAGCAGagctttatttttatgaaaacttcCCCGAGGCCTGTGGCGCCTCCTTGTGGTGTTGCTCAGGGCGAGCAGAACCGGCGGGCACCTGGGGAGTGACTGCCGCAGGCGCCACATCCCCTGCTCCCCTGTCTCCGCAGGACCAGAGGCGTGAGAGCAGCAGCCATGTCAGCGGAACTGGAGACCTCAGAGGGGTTGGATGAGCCGGAGAAAAAGATCTCCGGGGtcccagagaaggaaaaccaCACCAGGTGAGTGGTGGCAGCCGTGGTGCAGTCAGGTCGTGCTGCCGGGCCCCAGGATGCTCCGTGCCCCGCCGCCGCCTCGCCCTCGCCCCCGGCCCACGCAGGGAGGCAGGACAGGCACTGCTCCAAGTGCTGAGTCATGGGATTTGATGATGCTCCTGGCCGTTTCTTCTTCCTGGAATTCTGAGCGTTTTGTCATCTGGGGTGAGCAAGGGTAATCAGAGGCAAAGCTGGCACCTTTCCAGTGTCTTCCACCCCTCAGATGTGGGAGTAGCTCTTAACTCCAGGGCTTTCCTTACTGGGTTGGGGGCAATTCACTTGAAGCCTCCAGTCACCCGGGCCTGTTCTTCATCATTCTCAGCCTCTCCTTATAGCCCTGTCATTGGCAAAGTTCTCTTTTTACATCTTGGAATAATTGCTGAAAATAAACTGTTGGCAGCACATGAGTGATATGAGCCAATCTCCCAAAGAGGCCAGCAGAGCCTGGGCCGTGAGACGCCAGGCTTTTCTCGCTCTGGTCGACAGGTGTGTGGATGCACAGGAGTCCCTGCCCAGCACCTTCTCTGCCTTGTCTGGTGCTGGCATCTGTCGTGTGATTTTGTTCAGCAGTACAGGCCTTGGTCCTGGCTCTTGCCTCCCCAGCCTCGCTCTCAGTCCCATCCTTCTGTGCCGGGTCCCAGCTTCATGTCATCCTCAGGGGCTGTGGGTCCAAGGTGGGAGGAAAGCAGCTGGGCCACCCCAGGAGGTGCACGGTCTGTTCTCTCAGGGGTGTGGATCCTGGGAGACACCTTCCCCAAAGTCGTCTGTTCCTTGAGGTCAGCACACACTGTGGTAGGGTGAGGTATGTGTTTCTTCGGGCGGGCACAGAAGCCAAGCATCACTCATTTGGGTGCTTCAGAGAGACCCGGGCACGGTGGAGTGGGTCAGAGTCATCCAGAGTCCGAGTCCTGGGAGCAGACCCACGTCTGCCTGTGCTTTGCTCCCTGCTGAGAGGCTGGAATCACGTTTCTGAGCAGCCTCTGCCTCGAGCTCGGCGAGTGGTCAGCCTGGAGTTGGAAGGCTAATTCGCACATGCTTTCTCCATAGGATGGCAGACCTTTCCGAGCTCCTGAAGGAAGGGACCAAGGAATCACATGACCGGGCGGAAAACACCCAGTTTGTCAAGGACTTCTTGAAAGGCAACATCAGGAAGGAGCTATTCAAGGTTTGTGCCCTCAGTCGTGAACTGGGTTGGGCTGGGGGCCCTTAGTCCCACAGGGTTGCCTATCCCCCAGCTTTCCTCCACACCTCatgttttctcagcatcaggctgTGGTTTCATGTCTTAAAAGGAATAAGGTAGTGATGTAAAGGAAGTGATCTGTGTTCCAAAGAATTCACCATGTCATTCCTTTAAGAAACAAACGCTTCCTGCACACGTGAAATAACTCACTGTAAAAGTGGGGAGCGGAGGGGGTGCTCAGGAGTGTGGGCAGTGGGCTTGGGAGTTGCTGGCCCAGGCCCTGGCCCTCTCCCATGGTCTCCCCATCGCCCTTGGCAGCTGGCCACCACCGCGCTGTACTTCACCTACTCCGCCTTGGAGGAGGAGATCGACCGGAACAAGGACCACCCAGCCTTTGCCCCCTTGTACTTCCCCACGGAGCTACACCGGAAGAAGGCGCTGATCAGGGACATGGAGTATCTCTACGGCGAGCACTGGGAGGAGCAGGCGCAGTGCTCCGAGGCCACCCGGAAGTACGTGGAGCGGATCCACGAGGTGGGGCAGAACGAACCAGAGCTGCTGGTGGCCCACGCCTACACCCGCTACATGGGGGACCTCTCGGGGGGCCAGGTGCTGAAGAAGGTGGCCCAGCGGGCCCTGAAACTCCCCAGTACGGGGGAAGGGACCCAGTTCTACCTGTTTGAGAATGTGGACAACGCACAGCAGTTCAAGCAGTTGTACCGGGCCAGGATGAACGCCCTCGACCTGAACCTAGAGACCAAAGAGAAGATCGTGGAGGAGGCCAACAAGGCCTTTGAGTTCAACATGCAGGTACTGCCAGGGCCAGGCGGGAAGGGCGTCTGCCGGCAGGGCTGCCCCAGAGCCGCTTGAGGGGCATCAGTGCCCTCAGACAGATAGGCTGCCTGAGCGCAAGTCTAGCAACTAGACAGGCCAGCAGGCACAACCCCAGTCAGGCTTCCACCCTGTGTGATCAACAGCCTGTGTGTGGTGCTTTGGGAAGGTGACACCCCAGCATGTTGAAGGGTCGGGAAGGTGGGAGCTatctccctccctctcaccccagGCTTCTGGTCTGAAGGAATGTGGAGTTCCCCCTTTTTAGCAAGGGTTGCTGTGAAAAGTCCTGCTTGGTAAGTTCAGAGAGAGAACCAAAGAGAATGATTCCGTTTACAAGTAGCTGTTAGACAGGCCCAAGTCTGGCAGGCCGGTTCTGTGTCCAgagcccaggccctgccctccgcTCCAGGGAAGTGCCGGCCTGAGCATAGGCCTGAGGGCCCCTCAGGACCAGCCAGCCCTGCCAGGgctgcctcctcccaccttcctgtTTCTTGCTAGAAATACCCAGCAAGAACGTGCTGGGGATCCCACGGCATGGGGGGCAgtgctttctcctttctcctgtctGCCCCCTGGGGGTGTCCGCCCGTGGGCTCTCAGCCTGGGCAGCACAGGTGCAGCCACACCTCCCAGAGCTCCCCCTCGGGGGAGGTGTCCACCCCGTACACTCCCGTCCCTGCCTGCTCGGCCCGTCTGGGGACACAGGCTGGTGATGGCTGTTGATCCTTTGCACCTGCAGGTGTTCAATGAACTGGACCAGGCTGGCTCCTTGCTGGCCAAAGAAACCCTGGAGGACGGGCTCCCTGCGCACGACGGGCTTCCTGCGCACGGCAGACTGCCCACGCAGGACGGGCTTCCCGTGCACGACGGGAAAGGAGACTTGCGGAAGTGCCCCTACTACGCTGCTCAGCTAGACAAAGGTAGGCCTCACGTGTCCTGCGCGCCCGGGGCAGGTGTGTTGGCCCCCACTCACGGCATGTCCCCTCGGTGCTGCTGCGCAGGTGCCCTGGAAGGCAGCAGCTGCCCCTTTGGAGCAGCCCTGGCTGTGCTGCGAAGGCCCGGCCTCCAGTTCCTGCTGGCCGCCAGCGTGGCCCTGGCTGCCGGCCTCCTGGCTTGGTACTCCATGTGAAGGACCCACCGTTCCACACTGCGCTGCCTCCTGTCCACCGGCCCGCCCTGCCTCCACCCACGACCAAACTGCCACCTCAGGTGACTTTCCTAATGCTGGCCTTGAGAAAACAAGCAACCAATAAAAGCCAGAGACTGAAGCCTTTGCTTGTCAGCATCCTGCCTGCGGGCCAAACGCTGAGCTGGGTGCAGGCCCGCCCCCCGAGCCCCCCGGCCCTGGCAGCAGGAGCAGTCCGCAGGCTGGCCTAGGCCTCTGGGACCAGCGCTGCTGCCAGGGCCCCCGCACCTCTGACCCAAGGCTGGCTCGCTCCCCTTTTCCTTGTTGTGTCTGCACCTAGGTGGGTGTCTTTCCTGTGCTGGGAGTAGATCGCCAGCAAGTTCAGGCCCCAGAGCTGTGGGAGGGTGGGGGCCTCCCCAGATGGGCTGCTCTTTTTCTGGACTTCTCCTGGGGTTAGCAGCCAGAAGTTGGGCTTTCGCCTCGCCTCAGAGGTCCTGGAGCTCCGTCCTGGGCAGCCAGTCCTCACGCCTGTCAAGCAGACACCCGAGTTGGGGTCAGTTTGGCCGTGGGCTGTCTCCTCTGACCTGTGAAAATGCTTCTGCACTCAATAAAGTGGATTCTGCTAGTCGCCTCCCTCCTTTCTGGTGTGACGCCATCCCTGTCGGTGCCCGGCAGCCCCTCGCTCTCCCAACACTGCCAGTCCCTACCCAGCACCAGCCTCTCAGGGCAGTCAGTGAGCCGCCTCTCAGGGACGTGGACATCCATGTGGTCCCTCGGTTTTCTAGTTCTCAAGAGtgctttagttttcctttttttttaatacctaagATAAAAGAGCATATACTTGTATTATATAACAATTGTCtaaaatagaaatgaacttaaatatttattttaataggagttTATTACCTGTTCTATATATTGAGAATCTGGGAAAGTGTTACTCAAAAAAGAATTAAGTGGTGGGGACACTTTCCAGGAACTGACCAAGCCCACCCACCTTCACAAGTCAGATGAGGGGTGGGGGCCCAGCTGCCTGCCTGCCCCAGCAGCCTGCAGACCTGACGCCTCATCCCCGGTGGCTCTGTCCTGCTCAAGGCAGCGAGGGCACCTCCCCCCAGGGTTGATGACCCCGAGTTCTGGCTGGCAAGGGTCTCTAGGTTGCAGACCCCATGGGCAAGCGCATGGTGTGGAGACAGGTGACATTATCAGTAAGGAAGCCTGATGGCGCAGTCATGGCTGGGCTCTGGTGGGTTTAACCAGGGACTGAGACACCAGCATTGTCCCTGGGTAGTGGGTTCAGCAGAAGCACTGAGACCCTGAGGTCTTGACCCCCTGCCTTCCAACTACCTGCAGGCCCCCCACCCTCTTTCCCTCACAAAAGAAGGAAGCCAGGCAAGAGAGCAGAGGCCTCGGGTGGGGGAGTGAAAGGGCCAATTTAATAAGGAACTATCAACTGAGACTGGCCACGGTTCACAGTGACAGGAGGCCATGCAGTGACTGTGCAAGACCAGGAGGGGGCGGCAGGATACAGCGGTCCATGGGAGCAAGTTCACAGACAAACCCTTCAGGAAACAGTGTGTGCTcaggcccagggcagggctggtggCCACCGGGACACCTCTGCCACTTGTGGCTGCTCCTTCCTTGTCCCAAGCCTGTCCCAGTCCAGCGCCACGGCTGCTCCTGCTGCAGCGCCTGCTGATGGAGCAAGAGCAGTGACGGCGAACCAGCCAGGCTGCAGGGCCCTGTGGGCACCGGGAGGAGGGCCCGTGGAGAGTGCACCACACAGCCCAGAGTGCCTGCAAGGAATCCCCGCTCTGTCATCTCTGGTCCCACCTGGGACACTCCAGGCAGAGGCTGTGCCCACACCCTGCAAGGGCACGGTATAGCCAGATGGCCTGGCTCCTGGGCATTCCTTCTGGCCCCAGCAAAGGCTGGGATTCACGGGGTGTGGCTGAAAGGGAGCTGGGCAGGGGCCATGGAGAATCGCTTCTTGGCAAGCTAGGGTCCAGTCCCTCACTCCGTAGCCTGCAGGTGTGCTGACCTCCATTTACCCCAGGTAATTCCTGGGCACAGTTAAGAATTCCTGAGTTCTGAGGGCCAGAGTCATTGCTTCTGACCATCGTGCCTGCCTCTAGCATCCACAAACTCAGGCCTGCCTGGGTCCATCCGCCATTCTCAGCCCAACAGATCAGAAATGACAGTGGCTATGGGCTCGGCCCCACTGCAGGCCCCGGTCTGGGGAACCAGCCACGGCTCTGGCTACTTTTGGTCCCAGGGAGACTCTGGACCAAACCTGTACCTGGTACAGAAATGGAGAAGAGACCCCAGCAGGGAGGACCACATGAGGAGACCACTCCCTCTTGTCTTCTTGATCACAAATGCCTAGCACGGCAGCAGCACGCAAGCTCAGCGCCATCCCCCACCACTCACTGGCCCTTGGCCTGAAATCCAACAGAATTTTTGCCACCAGAGTCAGATGCTCAGGGAAGGGCAAGGCGAAGAGGACAAGACTGCCAGGGGACGGACTAGTGGAACGGCTTCCAACCCCCAGTGGGAGCAGGGAGGTGAGCCACTGAGTGCGGGGGGCGAAGCATGGGGGGCCAGACGGACAGCGGGGAGTCCAGGCCCAGCCCGTCAGCACAGGCGCTTGTACGTGTAGATGTAGGCCTTGCAGCTGGGGCACGTGTGTGTCACATCCTTGAAGTCGTTGATGAGGCAGGGGATCAGGCAGCAGCCCAGGTCACACCTGCATCAGGAGAGACGGGGGCCTGAAGATCAGGGGCCGAGAGTCCGGCCCCTGCAGGGCAGCAGACGTGGGCATGGCGCCACCCCGCGGGTGCCTGCACCACCTACCCCATGAAGCAGCAGAAGAAGCCCAGCACGAAGTTCATCAGGCCAATCTCATAGGAGATCTTGGTGGTGATGGCCTGCTGGCAGTGAGGGCACACGGTCTGCACGGGCGCACCCTCGAAGATCTCTCCCTGCAGCACGGTCACGGTGGTGGCAGCCCCTGAGGGGACCAGGACCGTGGCCGTGTGGCCCCCAGGGCCAGCGTAGGGCCCTGGCGGGTAGGGCCCCGGTGGGTAGTAGCCCATGGGTGGATGGGGACCCGGAGGAGGGTAGAAACCTGGAAACAGAAGACGGAGCAAAGGCGGGTCACTGGCGGGCTGGGGCGCTGGCCCCACGGGAAAGGTGAACATAAATCCCCGAGCCTCCAGCACCCCAGGACACAGGCTTGGGGCCCAGGCAACCATTGTCCTTCTCCCAGCCTTTCCTGGTCTCTGTCCCAGAGCACACAGAAGCTCCCTGTACCGTGCTCTTGGGCACCTTCCCGTGTCTGCTGTCCACCTGCACGGTCGGCCCTCTGCCCTTATGTTAAACACCCACACAGACTGCCGGCTGGCAGCAGAGGCTGGCCCAGCTGCCTACGCGgggtgctgggctgggctggttCCTTTCCGTCTTACCTGAAGGCATGTAGGTGCCGTCTGCGTTCACGTGTGGGGGGATGAAGCCGGGCTGGGGCATCGGGTGACCAGGCGGCTCATAGGGTGGGGGGCCAATGTCTGCAGGGGGCAGCGACATGCCCGGTGGGGGCTGCATCACAGCTGGGGAAGTGCGGCCTggatggggcggggggcgggggaggaagcGCAGAGGCTTAGTTGTTGGAGGGGCGCGGCTCCAGGTGCAGCTCCCAGCAGCTGTGAAGGGCATGGGACCCTACCTGGCGTGGGCGGAGCGCCACTTTTCTCCTCCAGAAGCGGGGCTGTGGGACCCCCAGGATAAGGAGGGGGCGGATCATTCGACATCTTCGCTGCTTCTCCTGGGCCTGGAGGTGAAACCAGGGTGCAGGCTGTGCTCCCAGCtaaccccgccccccccacccccacagggcCTTCCGTGGCTCCTCCCATGGGCGTCCCTTGCTCTTGGCCTCAGGTCACCTTCGCTTGTCTCCCCACACAGGTGTCATCGCTTGGTATGGGCCAGGGCCAAACCTTTGGGAGCACAGCCTCGGCTGCCCCCAGGCCCTGGAGATGCCCCACCACTGCCAAGGTAACCCAACCCAGAGCCACCATCCTGCAACCTCCAGGAACTCCAGCCTCAGGGGTCACCCACACTTCTGTGTGGGAGCCAAGGGCAGGGGGGTGGCCTGGTGAAGGGGGTGGAACCCAGCAGCTCGGGAACCTCATCTAGGGTGTCTCAAGGGCAGTCCGACTGGGtcctctccacccctccccgAGGGGGCACCAGGCTGACCTTCGCACCAGGGCCTGCCCGTGGAGGGTCGGGAGATGCTTTACCTCTGATCTCAGGTACTCAGAAGAGACAGGCAGGTGAGGCTCCTTCCACCGCTGGCCTGGGCGAACACGCAGAGTTCTGGGAGCTATTTTAGGGGGAGACCCACAGGCAGTGCCCTCAGCACCAGGGCAAAGCTGGCCCTGGGCACCTGGCCCCACGCAGCCACGGTGCCATCCTGTGTCCCTACCCACACCCaagctccccctcccctccccacagctgCTGTCCCCCAGGACCACGGCCGGTCCTCCATCCTCTCCCCACCAGCCCAGAGCAGCCCCCACACGTCCACATGCCCTGCGGGAATCAATCAAAACTGAGGGCATCTCCCCACAGAGTTGCATTCTGTCTCCTTTAGTAAGACACTTCTTCAACTCTCTTCAACAGCATGAAAGCCCCTAAATTAGTAGCATTTTAAAGTgagaattatttgtttttaactgaaataaTGTGAACTAGGAAAAAGAGCTACAGGAATAGGGGGTCCCCAACAATCCTGTAGCGCGGGCGGCTGCGATGGCGCACAagcgtggccaagaggagctaccctatgTCCGAGGCCAGGACAGAAGCCGGGAAGACCCCATGCCggaggggcggcggccaagagtgCTAGGCTGTGACAGCGCAGGAACGGCcgaaaggagctaccccacgtctgaggtcaggggcagcggccgggaggagctacccccgGCCCGAGGCCTGGGGCGGCGGCTGAGAGTAGC includes these proteins:
- the HMOX2 gene encoding heme oxygenase 2; the protein is MSAELETSEGLDEPEKKISGVPEKENHTRMADLSELLKEGTKESHDRAENTQFVKDFLKGNIRKELFKLATTALYFTYSALEEEIDRNKDHPAFAPLYFPTELHRKKALIRDMEYLYGEHWEEQAQCSEATRKYVERIHEVGQNEPELLVAHAYTRYMGDLSGGQVLKKVAQRALKLPSTGEGTQFYLFENVDNAQQFKQLYRARMNALDLNLETKEKIVEEANKAFEFNMQVFNELDQAGSLLAKETLEDGLPAHDGLPAHGRLPTQDGLPVHDGKGDLRKCPYYAAQLDKGALEGSSCPFGAALAVLRRPGLQFLLAASVALAAGLLAWYSM
- the CDIP1 gene encoding cell death-inducing p53-target protein 1, which translates into the protein MSNDPPPPYPGGPTAPLLEEKSGAPPTPGRTSPAVMQPPPGMSLPPADIGPPPYEPPGHPMPQPGFIPPHVNADGTYMPSGFYPPPGPHPPMGYYPPGPYPPGPYAGPGGHTATVLVPSGAATTVTVLQGEIFEGAPVQTVCPHCQQAITTKISYEIGLMNFVLGFFCCFMGCDLGCCLIPCLINDFKDVTHTCPSCKAYIYTYKRLC